The Helianthus annuus cultivar XRQ/B chromosome 15, HanXRQr2.0-SUNRISE, whole genome shotgun sequence genomic sequence CCTCTCTGTCCTACTCAATTAAAGATAGTTGTTATATCATCAACcaaataaatttaatatgaaactaattattattttttgaatAAACTTATGTATTTTACTTAAAAACTTCACCGAGTTTAAAATTCTGTTGGTTAAAATGTTAAAACAAAGGATAATGATGACAATTGTTTTTGGGTGATTTCTATAAATTTTCATATATTTAATGTGATTGAATGGTAAGAATGGTAAAAGTAAAatatgttaaataataataataataataataataataataataataataataataataataatgataataataataataataataataatgataataataataataacataggTGGCATTAAAAAATCAAAGTTAATAGTTAATACCCAGCCGAAAGAAataatattttaaaaattaacttaACAAAATTTATAACTGTCACGTCAATGTTCATTTTTTAAATACATATCTTGATAACTGTACATGTTAACAAATTACATTATATTTGTTCTATTAGTATACACAGATTTATTCAACCGTACAatgcatatgtttttttttaaaacaaacattttatattatataaatttgcATTTATACAATTATATTTACTCTGATGTTATTGCAGTCATGTCTGCTGTGAGTGGTTTGGAAGGTAAAATACAAGGATTCGGCACAGGTAGGTGAACGGGACAACTAGTGATTACCGTTGACTGTTGAAAGTCAAATCTGTTGACGTTTGACTTGTGTTTTGCAGGTGCTTTAGTAACTGTATCAGTTGTCATTCTTGTGGGATTGTTTGGCATACAGAGGTTTGGAACCAGTAAAGTGGGGATGACATTTGCTCCTTGTCTTGCTTTGTGGTTCTTTAGTCTCGGGTCTATCGGATTATACAACCTTATTAAATATAATGTATCTGTCGTGAAGGCGATTAATCCTCTGTATATATATTTGTTCTTTAAAAAGAATTCTTTCAAGGCGTGGTCGTCTCTTGGTGGTTGTGTTTTATGCATTACTGGTTAGTTTATTCGTCTACATCTTGTGGTAAAGTTACGATCTTTTTTCTTCTTGGTACTCTATTAACGTGATTATGTGGCCGTTTCATTTCAGGAGCTGAAGCGATGTTTGCGGATTTGGGCCATTTCTCTGTACCATCCATACAGGTTCGTCTTTGTTAACATAAATAGTAACTGTGGAAAAAATGGGCTTGATGAGGCGGgatgggtaatgggtcaaaagctgTAGTTTTTAAAATGGGTCAATCAAACAGGGTTGGGCTGACCCATATACATTTCTCTGTTCGAGATTTTATAAGCGACTCCTTTAAAATTCTTTTTTCTTGAAATTTACAGGTTTAGTTATATTAAAATTTATGATTTTTAATATCTTACCTGTTTGACCCGTTAGAGGCAAAGTATAACCCAAAACATATCTTTAAATATCACCCTTTCAAACGGTTTCCATTTTAAGTTTTTAATGGGTCAAATGGGTAACGTTCAATCCGTTTCCATTTTAACCATATCTAAGTACAAACGGGTCAACTTTTTAAAAtttacccatttgacccgtttgccATAATGGGTATCGTTCAACCAGTTCCCATTTTAACCAATTCTAAATACAAACGAATAAACTTTTTaaatagagtaaagtacacggatgatccctgtggtttaccaaaattttggatttggtccctagctttttaAAAGTACACaaatagtccttgtggtttgcactttgtaatgcatttagtccctagctttttctaaaagtacatggatggtccctgtggtttgcaatttgtaacgcatttagtccctaacttggacatgctaaaacctttagatttgctAGTTGGGAACTAAACGTCTTacaaatgcaaaccacagggactatccgtgtacttttagaaagctagggaccaaatccaaaattttgataaaccacagggaccatccgtgtacgtTACTCTTTCAAATATTAGCTGCCTGATAAGTAATAATCTGTATAGTAGTTGTATCTAAGTTCACTTGTTCATGATCATATCTTCATGTTGTAGATTGCTTTCTCGTTCGTTGTGTTCCCATGTCTTCTCTTGGCTTACATGGGTCAAGCTGCATATCTTACGACACACACTGATTCCGCAAGTAGAATATTCTACGATTCCATTCCCGGTAATACTTCTATCAACCGTTTAATTAAAAAAACCGTTACGCCATTGTAGTTACTAATCATTTGAGTCTTTGCTGTTGTGTATCAATATGAAAAGATGGGCTCTTTTGGCCCGTTTTCGTGATAGCCACATTTGCTGCTATAATTGCTAGTCAAGCTATGATATCGGCTTCTTTCTCATGCATCAAACAATCCATGGCGCTCGGATGCTTCCCGAGATTAAAAATCATTCACACATCGAGAAAATTCATGGGTCAAATTTACATCCCTGTCATTAACTGGTTTTTGATGATCATGTGTGTTCTCGTTGTAGCCACTTTTCAAAGCACAACAGACATTGCCAACGCATACGGTTCGGCTTCTTCACAATCTTTCTAACTAGCGGTGTGTTCACGGTCCGGTTCGGCCAGTTTTCAGTAAAGTTTCCGGGCTATATGGTCGTTAAAACTGAACGGTGAACCTGACCGTACATATTTCAAACTGGTCAAATCGGTTGACTTTCTTCGGTTTGGTCTAAAAATGTTGTTCTTTTTGCAGGCATAGCAGAAGTTGGTGTAATGATGGTTAGTACAACATTAGTAACTCTTGTCATGCTTCTAATATGGCAAACAAACATATACTTAGCATTCGGTTTTCTCATCTTTTTCGGATCGATCGAGCTGTTATACATGTCCGCAGTTCTGTCGAAAATCACCGAGGGCGGTTGGCTTCCGCTCGTGTTCGCTTCATTCTTTCTTTGTGTCATGTACATTTGGAACTATGGGAGTGTACTAAAATACCAAAGTGAAGTCCATAATAAAATCTCAATGGACTTCATGAACGACCTCGGCTCAACCTTGGGAACTGTTCGGGTCCCAGGAATCGGGCTGCTCTACAATGAGTTAGTCCATGGTGTCCCCTCGGTTTTGGGCCGGTTCCTACTAGACCTGCCCGCGATCCACTCGACACTCGTGTTTGTATGCATTAAATATGTCCCGGTCCCGGTGGTTGCTCAAGAAGAACGGTTTCTTTTCCGACGGATCTGCCCGAAAGACTACCATATGTTTCAATGTGTAGCAAGATATGGGTACAAGGTAATACATATAGCATGTAATTTAGGGTAGGGGTGTGCATGGATCGGTTTTGGCccaaaaccataaccataaccgagaTGTCGGTTAATGGATAATCATAACCATAGCTGCTCGTTTATGGCGTTTTCGGTTATTCGGTTTTGAAGcttatagcgggtcggttatgggtcgGTTAACCGTGAATTTTAGCCTAGCTCAAAACAATATAGTTATGCATTAAATGGGTCTGAAAATTCGGGCTTGAAAATCTTGACCATAGAATAAATTGTTATTACGTATTTCTATGTTAGTATATTATATAGCATTAAAAATACATGTAGTCTAAAATATTAACACCAATTATCACCGaatatttaaataaaatgatATGATATAATCCATAAATTCAAACAAATGTTCAacaaaaaacatcaaatattgaAAAACTGGTGAAAATCCTAAAATCCAACAAAGATTATActacatgttggttcagttcggttatggtgggtatggaagagttgataaccataaccgacctgctactttcggttttcagagaaaaccattaaccgacccatcggttttttatttggttcggttttgtcggttaatttGGTTATGAGTCAGTTAATTCGGTTTTCTGTTGTCTGCACACCCCTAATTTAGGGTTTAGCCCATATGGGTAATTAAGCCCATTAGAGTTTAGATTACCATTAGTCATTTATATATAGTTGATTAATAATACACAATACTTTACGGGTTTTCGTTATTCTATACAAGGATGTCCGGAAAGAAGATCACCACGCTTTTGAGCAGCTTCTGGTCGAAAGTTTGGAGAAATTCATGAGAAAAGAAGCTCTAGATCTGGCGTTGGAGAGCGAAATAAACGATGCAGAATTCGAGAGTGTTTCGGTGGGTCAACGAAGCAATTCGGGTGAGCTTAGCGTGCCGTTGATACAACCGGATGGGCCTAGTGATCCAGTGCTGCCATCGAGTGTGATGGGTGGCatagatgatgatccgagcttAGAGTACGAGCTTTCAGCTCTTAGAGAAGCTACTGAATGTGGGTTCACGTATTTGCTTGGACATGGTGATGTTAGAGCTAAAAAGGACTCGTTTTTCTTGAAGAAACTTGTGATTAATTACTTTTATTCGTTCTTGAGGAACAACTGCAGGGGCGGGGCTGCAACGATGAAGGTTCCGCACATGAATATCATACAGGTCGGGATGACGTATATggtatgatatgatatgatatcaaCCGTATTCGTTTATCTTTGTTGAATTTGTTATTCTAATAAGGTAATCTGTTTGTAAATgaaactggtggtggtggttataTTCAAAATGGTTATTATAAGTAGTTTTGAGTTGATGCCTTTAGAAGTTCCTAAAATTTGATTATGTGGTAATCAAATTCATGAGAATTTAGATATTAGATTTCCTTTCCTTATTCAGTCTTTGAGCCCAAGACAATTGGGTAAAAAACCCGGCCCAAGTAATGATCAACAGACACACATTTCTCATAATTTTCTTATATGTGGCCTACAACCAGTTCACCACTTATTACAAACCCAATGTAAGAAACACATATCAATCTTAGAACAGAAACTCAAAATACATCCGTAAAATCTGGCCCGCTACGGTTTGTTGCTGACCGTTGACTTTTTGACCAGAAGCCGGGAAATTACATTTAACTTCTGTATTCTAGTTGTACCCACATTACTCACAACTTAAAGGGGACTCCTAGATATAATTTGTAACCCATGTTACTCAAAATGCATTATTGCCACTTAAAGTGGACAcctaaatataaatatataataatgatgataatgaACAATTGTAATCAAGTGCTTGATGAAGCAAGTTACCAACAGTCAGTAAAGCAAGGTATTCACTTGCATAATGCATGTTGTGCTTGGTTTGTATTGCTGCTCACTATGTAAATGATGAATATTGATGCGCTAAGTTGAATAACAAAGATGTGTTGAAGTGCAAATCAGTAAACTTCCATCGTGACGTATGAAGCTGAAgctcctttcaaaaaaaaaaaaaaaaaaaaaaaaactgatccATGTTATTGTTTTTCTGTCTTCTGTTACACTATGGAAAGCGGATGAGGTGGGGCCCGGTAGCAATCGGGATTTTTAGTTAAAGAAGGAAAAAATTCTGATGGATGCAATTGTGGGTAACCAACTTTTGTCACATTTAGAAGGAGCTAATTAAGTGGTTTGAAATGGTTTTTGGTTGTCTTGATTGTCATTTTGGAATCCTTATTTGTTGTAACAAATTCCAGTTGTCTTTGTCCATGTGAAACAAGGTGTAGTTTGTATGCAACTTGTGTTTCACACAAATGTTTACACAGTTGTTAACACACAAATAATGTTCAAGTGATGTCCACCCACGTATGCGTATGCGCACACATAAAACATACCCATGAGAATTAATATGAACAGTTCATTTTCTAATcttgaaaaattaaataaaaagggTATACATTAGGGGTGGCAAAGTGGGCAAAGTGGGCAAGTTGGATGggtttgggtaatgggtcaaGATGAGTTTGGGTTAGGATAGGTATAGGTCAGGATGGGTTTTAAAAAAAAGGGTTAGATGTGTAATGGGTCAAGATGGGTTTGGGTTAGGATAGGTATAGGTCAGAATgagtatttttttaaaaaataaaaaaaaatcaaaaatgttATAAACTagacattttaggcccaacccattacttatgggctttagggtttatagttttgtttatctatatattgtaatgttgaatagAATGAAATATGAGAATTCAGTTTATCTCTTTTTCTCTTTGGTTTTTATCACGTTATCAGCACTTTGATTCTCCACTAGGATTTACTGGCCATCAGACACGTTAGATTCAACAGATTCAGCACTTTTGTTCATCATATCCTGGTATACATATTCATAATCTCTACTCAGTGTTCAATGTTTCCCAATTAATTTTTCTACAATTTTTCTTTTGAACTTTAGAACAAATTAGGACTGCCCTGTCTTTGTGTTTTAGGACAGAAACGAAATCGAAAATATCACAATCCATTAACAGAATACACAGTATCGAGTAATATCCCAttactatattattattattattattatttaataattcaatatttaatttatttgaaatacaaaataaataatatCATGTAATCGAATACACGGTATCGAGTGATATCCTTCAGCCAAATTCGTCCCAGGTGATATTAGAATAATGTCTCTGTGCGTCCTCCTTCCAGCCGTATAATATATATGTCTCTAGTTCCTTTTTGTCCAAGGTTAGGGTTTCTTTTATAGCCATAACagtgttaaattaatttattcacATGGCCTATAGTCAACTTTCACGTAAGCTCTCTGGACTTCTAGTCTTTTGTGGCCCAATGTGGACTCAATAATTAAAAGGCAGcagcatgttttttttttttataattcgCATCCTCTGTGTATCAATATATACCTCGTATATATATTCCATGACATCTAGGCTCTTGTGAATCATAATAAGATGTTGCCTAACAGCAAATAAATGAAATATGGATGCTATTTTGTTGTAATGGGTATCTTAGCAGCTCAAACTTCATACGGTAATTTTAATTCAGTCACTGGCGCCATCCGTAGTATATATTCATTATAAACTCAACAAAATACTTTAAATAATTTATTATGCATCATAGCCGTATTCCATCGAATGACTCTACACATTAAAGGGTCTCATACATATTTTAATATATTGGATACAAAATCAATTAATGAGTTTATTTCCCTTCTCTATTTTATAAACATATTTAAAGTTTAGAACCTGCAGTTCCAACAAAAGAGAACCCGAAGTTCTCATACAATATACATTTCTTTCCTTTGTAGAAAATATGTCGAACTTATCAAAGCTTGAATTCACCGCTATTGACATCTCGGGTAACAACTACCCCTGTAGACTCTTGTTGCTAAAATTCATTTGACGGCAAATAATTTGGGGGAGACAATTATTGATGGTAATCAAACTTCACCTCAAGATAAAGCGAAAGCTATGATATTCCTCCGCCATTATCTTCACGAAGATCTAAAGCGGGAATATCTAACTGTTGAGGACCCCCTTGAACTATGAAAAAATATTAAAGAACAttttgaccaccagaagttggtctTACTCCCCAAAGCCGGCTATGAATGGCTTTATTTACGACTACAGGATTTTAAGACCGCCAGTGAGTATAATTCTGCCTTGTTCCACATTACCTCTGAGTTAAAATTAtgtgttgaaaaaaaaaaccccgATGAATACATGCTTGAAAATTTTTCTCAACGTTCCATGCCTCAAACATGTTCCTGTCGTAGCAATACCGGGAACGTAAATTTACTAAATATTCTGAATTGATATCATGTCTTCTGGTCGCGGAGCAAAACAACAAGCTCCTACTCCAAAACCATCAATCGTGACCCGCCGGTGCAAGCCCATTCCCCGAAGCAAATGTGGCCAATTCTCAAAGCGGACGAGGTAGAGTTAGAGGCCGCGGCCCCAGCGGAGGTCGTGGTCGACGACGGGGATATACATGGCATCGAGAGTCCCAGAACACTAAAAATAGCAGTGGTGAATCGAGTCGACATAATACGGGGCGACCTTCAAACGGAAAAGTAGCGGGAACCAAAGCAACATTTGTTAT encodes the following:
- the LOC110911397 gene encoding putative potassium transporter 12, giving the protein MDDDGIEEVSSISARLLRRRGSGGGDSSSRWVDGSEVDSESPPWSLLNEDENRSEGYGYARRRLVKKAKRVDSFDVEAMAISGSHGHHNKDPSIWQTLGLAFQTLGVVYGDMGTSPLYVFTDVFSKIQIESDVDVLGALSLVIYTIALVPLAKYVFIVLKANDNGEGGTFALYSLICRYAKINLLPNRQQADERISSYRLKLPTPELERALKIKEKLEHNSFYKTLLLLLVLMGTSMIIGDGILTPAISVMSAVSGLEGKIQGFGTGALVTVSVVILVGLFGIQRFGTSKVGMTFAPCLALWFFSLGSIGLYNLIKYNVSVVKAINPLYIYLFFKKNSFKAWSSLGGCVLCITGAEAMFADLGHFSVPSIQIAFSFVVFPCLLLAYMGQAAYLTTHTDSASRIFYDSIPDGLFWPVFVIATFAAIIASQAMISASFSCIKQSMALGCFPRLKIIHTSRKFMGQIYIPVINWFLMIMCVLVVATFQSTTDIANAYGIAEVGVMMVSTTLVTLVMLLIWQTNIYLAFGFLIFFGSIELLYMSAVLSKITEGGWLPLVFASFFLCVMYIWNYGSVLKYQSEVHNKISMDFMNDLGSTLGTVRVPGIGLLYNELVHGVPSVLGRFLLDLPAIHSTLVFVCIKYVPVPVVAQEERFLFRRICPKDYHMFQCVARYGYKDVRKEDHHAFEQLLVESLEKFMRKEALDLALESEINDAEFESVSVGQRSNSGELSVPLIQPDGPSDPVLPSSVMGGIDDDPSLEYELSALREATECGFTYLLGHGDVRAKKDSFFLKKLVINYFYSFLRNNCRGGAATMKVPHMNIIQVGMTYMV